The following proteins come from a genomic window of Leucoraja erinacea ecotype New England chromosome 1, Leri_hhj_1, whole genome shotgun sequence:
- the rbp4l gene encoding retinol binding protein 4, like, whose protein sequence is MYCSRFVLLTMVIALVKDSLATSCVVDKFNVKNGFDQTRYAGKWYALAKKDPEGLFLDDNISAEYFVDDEGIMTASSKGRIKIFGFWVICADMAAQYNVPNPLEPGKMEMTYQGLASYLSSGGDQYWVIDTDYDNYAVTYACRRQKADGTCDDGYSIIFSRSPRGFPANVQRLVRQKQEEICLTGQFEPVLQSGACP, encoded by the exons ATGTATTGCTCCAGGTTTGTGCTGCTGACAATGGTTATCGCGCTTGTCAAGGATTCCCTTGCCACCTCCTGTGTCGTTGATAAATTCAACGTAAAGAATGGATTTGACCAAACAAGA TATGCTGGTAAATGGTATGCTCTGGCAAAGAAAGACCCAGAGGGACTCTTCCTTGACGACAACATCTCAGCTGAATACTTTGTGGATGATGAAGGAATTATGACAGCCTCTTCAAAGGGAAGAATAAAGATTTTTGG GTTCTGGGTGATCTGTGCCGATATGGCAGCTCAATATAATGTACCTAATCCTCTAGAACCAGGGAAAATGGAGATGACTTACCAGGGGCTTGCAAGTTACCTGTCCAGCGGAG GTGACCAGTATTGGGTGATTGACACCGACTATGATAATTATGCCGTCACATATGCGTGCCGCAGGCAGAAGGCGGATGGAACCTGTGATGATGGCTACTCCATCATCTTCTCCCGCAGTCCACGTGGTTTCCCGGCAAACGTCCAGCGTCTCGTGCGTCAGAAACAAGAGGAGATTTGCCTCACTGGGCAGTTTGAGCCAGTGCTTCAGTCAg